The Panicum hallii strain FIL2 chromosome 5, PHallii_v3.1, whole genome shotgun sequence genome contains the following window.
cgcttccgccgccgcctcatcCTCACCGTCACCTCCCAATGCGGCGCACGCCCTGCGGCGGCCACGCATCCCGGGACGCCGCCGCGCGGGTGCAAGATCCTCCGCTTCCTGCGGAGCAGGtgggcgcggcggccgcgggtcGCCTCCATCTGGCGGCGCAAGAAGTATCCCCCGgcgcgcgtcgccgccgcctcgccgccgggcCACCGGGCTCAGGTGATCCCGTCCCCCGTATTCTCGGCAGGTTAATCTCCCGTCCCATCCAGTTCACGCTTGGTCTGAGACTTCTTGGCTTCTTGTGTGGCTGCAGCAGAGTCGAACGCCGACGCGGCCTGGCTTCTTGGCAATGGCATGCCCGCcgacgtcggcggcggcgctgcggttcgccgtcgccgccgtcgcggTGGTCGTGGTGTTCCGCATCACGGTATGCCACATCGTGCACGCCTGTTTCTTGCTGTGTATGATCAGATCAAGCTACGCAATGCTATCTGAAACAGTTTCACGAATTGAGCACGGCTGAACTCTGAATCCAGGTGTGCATCGGCTGCTGGAACTGGCGAGGAGGACGCGACGGCGAACGGATTGCCCGATGGGCGAAGTTCTTGGAGTTGATGGAGCATCATCCTCCTCCCTACCACAAGTACAAGTGGCTGCTTGGCGTGCCCAAGCGAGGATTGGAGTGGATCTTAAGCAAGTAGAGATCTGATTCACCCAGGTGGCCAGGTCAGATTAGAAGGCGGCTGGGTTAGTAATTAGGAAGGGTTCCTGATACACACAGCCTATGTTAATTTAGTGTTCGTGTTATAGATGATGATGGTTGGGGTTTGTACAATCAAATAGACTGATCTGATGTCGAGGTTCAAAACAGACATTGATCTGATTTTGTGTCTTTACAATACCAATTCAATAGTGTCCACATTatcagagggggggggggggggggggaaggttTCCACAGGGGGATCTGCCAGTGTGAGATTTGTTGAAGTTCACTAGTTCAGAATAGAAAATCTCTGGTACATTTTGTTTGCAAAATCGAATAGGCTACATTTCTGTAGCTTCTGAGGAACCTTACATAATGTTCAGAAATCTAATAGATTACACTGTATAACATCAGACAGCCCTCGCGGAGTTACTAACAGACAAAAATTCACAGATCTCAAGTCCACAGGTGTACGATGAGTCGAGCTTGTGGTGAAAACCAACACTACGAAACTGATGGGTGAAGGAAACATTAGTATTTTCAAACAGACATTATCAAAGAGTGAGGTGCACTTAAAATGAACAATGGACATGGAGGAGCCCATAAGGCACCTGTAGGTGCTTTATCCTGCGTTTACGGGAGTCAAATGAGTTCCCTCCTCACCTACATCATCATTTCCTCCCCCTGATGATAACAGGTTCAAATCAGTAACATGGATGAATGTTGGATACACTTTTAACTTCTGACTCCATGGCTCGCACTAAATTCACTTAAAACACGAGAGAAGACTGAAAATGGAAAGTCTGTTTCTGCTGTTTACCTGTTAGACGCTTTTCGGAAGGGCATGGGGTCCATCCTCCACTATCCTAAATCGTGTATCCTGTATAAGAAGCATATTGAAACTTCATTATATGGAGAAAGTGTTCAAGCAAAATATGATATTCATAAAAGGTTATTATGCAACAACATTTGATAAGTTTGACACAAGGATTATGCATCAAATAAAGTTGCACATCTCCAAAGTATATTTTTAATTTTGGAACACTTCCAATCATTTCCAAAATGACGCAACAGAACAGCATCATTAGGACACATGTAATTCAGAATCTTCTAAAAGTAACGGGAAAAAGAGCAGTACAAAATTGTTACGACCTAGTTGATCTACATTACCTTTTCTAGCTTGTCCTTCATTGGTGTAGGCACCAATATCTTCTGAACACAAAGCCGCCGGAGAACACGTTGTTCAAGCATAAACTGATACTGAACATCACTGTTGTCTGGTGACACACATGCTATGATCTTCTTCTCAATCCCCACCTCCTCTAGATAGCAGAAAACATATTGACATGATGACATGGCTTTTCGAGAGAGAAAGCTATGGAGAAATGAGGAACGAACCTCCAATGAAAGGAGACTGGAACATAGCATTTAGTTTAGAATGATCTCCAACATCATGAATCTTGCTTCTCGAATGCATTGGAGTTTTGAAGTCAACACCAGGATTGTCTCTAGTAATGGACAATGAGAGAGCCTCCAGTAAATCTATGAAACATACAATAATTTAGAAAAAGAAAATTGAGGGGCACAGTACTTACAGCTTTTCTCCTGTTACAGGTCTAACATGAGTTTGAACTTGGAACAATTCTGCTGAGGTTTCCTGAAGGCAGCTTAAGTTCGCAGGAATttgtgttgctgctgctgaagtttCCTTCTGTGCTTCAGAACAATTGGACACTTCTGAGCCATTAGAACTTGTTCCCGTTCCATTCATCTCATTTTTGTGATCTGCAGAGATCCGAAATGTTTCTGTCAACAGCCTAGTATCTGGTTTCTCAGACGCCTCAATCTTGACTTCATTCTTATCACTGTTTTTTCTAGCAAGCAGGCCACTAAACTCAAGGTCGCCCCGTAAAGTGTCATTACTAACATGGCTACCACCCCAAAATGTGTTTGATTCTGACTCCTGGAAATTAAAACCAGGACTGAACCCATGCCTGAATGAACCCTTGCCAGAAGGCTGTGAGCACGTACTGTGTCCACCGACAGTTTTTCTTACAGAATTCACTGCTTTCTCAGCAGGGAAGGATTCTGTGCTTCGATTGCTGAAAGTTGGAAAATTATCTTCTTGCTTCCTGTCCACCTTCTGTCCAAAGAACGTGCTCATATCAATGTCACTCTGAAGATTCTTGGTCCGGAATGGGCTTGATAATTCAATTTTATCGCCAAACACATCTGAAACAGGCTGCTGCATGTGAATGCCATCTTCAAAAATGGCATTGTCAGGTCCGTGAGAAACAGGACGAACTTTTGAAGCAGATCTCTTTTCGGTTGACTCCACAGTTTGATACATGCTCAAATCTGGAGAAGCATGGAAAGAAGATTTATCTTTGGGCATTACGGTGCAACTTGATTGGTTAGTTAGTCCAGTGCTACCCTTCAGATGGAAATTAGGAGAATCCCAATTGGAAAATTTCTCGTTAAGTGATAAACGGCAGCTCGGCTCTTGAGTTCTTGGCTGCTCAGTAACACTTTCTGGACAATAATTTGTTCCAAGTATCCTCTGATCTGTTGTTCCTTTTCTACCCACCTTTTCTGGATTGTTAAATAGTGACCTCCCATGAAGATGTGCATCCATATCTGGAATATCTAGCTTATCCAAGCTTATATGAAACTCATCCTTCTGGTTCATCTCATTCTTTACTGATGGTGATGGTTTCTTCATTGCTTTTCTACCCACCTTTTCTGGACTGTTAAATAGTGACCTCCCATGAAGATGTGCATCCATATCTGGAATATCCAACTTATCGAAGCTTATATGAAACTCATCCTTCTGGTTCATCTCATTCTTTACTGATGGTGATGGTTTCTTCATTGCTTTAAACCCAAAAAAAGGGGGAAAGGTCAAGACATAGGTTTTGCGTATGTAAACCCTAGTCCACTAGGAAATGCATCCCATAAAGAGCCTTTGATGAAGATAAAAGAAGTCAAGAGTGAAAATTACTGACCTGCAGCAGACGAGCATGATTCTTCACTGCAAAGAACAATTTTGAAAGGATCAGCAAGAAAATTCTTAATGATTTTGCATGACATAAAAACATTTAAGGAACCAGGAGCCTAGAACCCATTCTCATACACAGATTCAAGTAGATCCTCCAATACCTTATTGGGCTCCTCCTTTTCTCTGAATCATCTACAGTGTCGAAAGACCAAGCAGAAGCACCAAAAGTGCCATTTGAGTTGAAGGTTTTCTTACTTGGTGGGTGCCTGACAAGAATGACAGAATGATCAGAACCATTGAATGTAATGTGCATGAGGCTTTAGTATGCTGACCTTTCCAATTCGAAAAGTCCAGTGCCCTCATCATCATCCATCAATGAATGATCATAAAACAGGTCATGTGATGGTGGAATTCCTAGGATGAACATCGCAATTAAGAAACACAAAGATCTCAGAGCAGAAAAAAGGACAGCCATGATTTAATGACAGTAAGGCAAGTGTACAATGAAAGCATACTGCTAGGCTGACTTAGTCCACAATGTAACAGATAAAAGAAAGAGAATACACCACAAATTCCATGTATCTCACAGATGTCAGAAGAAAAGCAGAACTACATGAATGCTGAGCACCATTTTACAAGTCTGCTAGGTGGCTGGTGGCTGATGAACTAAGAACAGGTGAAGCAACTTTCCAACCAAAGTTTGGCACCTTGTGCACAAATCCAGTCATTTCAGAGATATCACAAGAAAAGCAGAACGGCATGATTGTGGAACACTGTTTTACAAGCCTACTTCGACCATGCTAGATTGCTAGGTGGGCTTGTCACTGATAAACTAAGTGTAAAGCAGGTTTTCAAAACCAAGTTGGGCAACATGCCAGAGATCAGTAATGTTCTAATAGGATTGGGAGTCTGGGAGATATGAAATCACGGTCACTTCATCATCATAGAATAAGTGCACCCTAGCTACAAATTAACACAGAATGCccactgtttttttttttgttacaGAGATGTTACTGGTCTGTGAGGTATGGGAAACAAAGAAAGATAGACAGAATTCTAACCTGTATTCTTAAATCCTGTGCTAGATCTTGTTGAGTTTCTGCAGGAAAAAACTATATTATTTGTGCCTGGTAGAACATGTTAGGCCTATTAGTCAAACCTATGTATATGTGGAGTAACCTTCGCTCTGGAGAGTATCCATCTTTAAATCCATAGCCACTTGTATCAAAATGTTCCTCTCTTTGATTAGGAAAATGATCCTCTGAATTAAATTGATCTATCCTCCAGAGTCTATCAGAATCCTCATCAACAAGATTGCCATCTGATCTCATATGCTTTGCTGTTCAGAACAAAACATTAGAATAAATGAATATAAAGTGTAATATTTTCTGATCACTCATGGGACTAGATAGTAAGATGGCACAGCAGAACTTACATTGCCATTCCTTTTCAGCTTGAGGTTCATAAAACATGTCTTCATCCTCAAGATAGAGGTCAGCATTATGGTTCTCAGATGAATCCGGAAAATAGCAGTTAAACTGTTTCCTCCTTTCATAGCCTGATTCATTTAATGTACTGCCCATTTTGGCTGATAGTCTTCGCTCCTTCAACATATTGATACTATTCATAGAATCCTGTTACAAAAGCAATACaaaaaataattttttttctaaaaatggtATGATTCAATTAACACATCTAGCTATGATAAGAAATTGGCTGTAAATTTTTTTCATGAGGTATAATGAAAAATGTCAGTCATATAAGTTATATAAGGAGAAGTTTTCTCCAATGAGTGCACCGAAGAATTTCAAGGTAAACAAACAGTAGAAATAATAAAATGAAAGACTGACAACTCAAATTGGATCCACCTTAATTACTAAAACAACATTTTTTCTATAATTAAACATCCCTTCAAATTCTTGTCTGCCCATATTTTCTCCTCCTTTTTATTAAAAAAAGTTGGGATCTGGTTTCAAGGAGTAAGGAGTCTGAAATTCTCACCAATGCCTTTGTGACATCAAAGGGGATAGACCGTTTTGTTTTATGTGTGGACCGCATGGCCTTTGGAGGCAAAGGTAAAACCCTGCATCGCCACATTAAATGCAAAATAGGTTTAGATTTGGATGTAACACTGAACCTGTGTGAAAGCCACAGGCATGACTTGTATCACATGAGAAGAAAGTTTGTTGTTCTCAAACAATTGTGCTTTAACTTGGCTATAGTCAAGGTGGACAAACTAGACCATTTAGACAAGAGCCTATCTGAACTGGACCAGGTGACAGTTATTCTAGGTCTCAAGGGCAAGATAATGACTACTGATGAACTTGATTGCTGCAACACGAACAAGATTTGAGGATAGTATCTAAACTTCTAAAGTGCAAGAATTTTTTTCCCTAGAGGTATGTAAAATAGGACTCTTTCCATGATTATGGCACTGTTTGCACCTATGGTTACTTTGTTTTGTAGAAGTCTCAACCAACCATTGAGAAATATCCATTAACAGAAGTAAGTGTTCATACTACCATTTGTCATTATTTAAACTTCATCACACACTTTATAGCTCAAATATTCATATGGGACATATATTAAATTAATAGTTCAAGCTTTATCACTCAACCTATTGATTGGCCTCGGTGAATGGGGAGGTGTTTCCATCTTGATATGACCAAGGCCTGAAACAGAAGCAGATGAATGTCTAATGAACCACTATAGCATGTTGTTAAAAGAGACGAAAGGCAGGGAACTAAGGTTGATCACCAACAACAGGCGGACTACAGAGCTCACACAACTTCACAGCCAAACACATACACATTTGCTATCAAATTCTACTACGATCTGAACATAAGGATGCAGTTAATGTGCAAATCCTTTGAGAAAATACATGTAACAACAAATCAGTAATATtaaaaaaaatacaagtccAGAATTTGAGGTTTTGCTGTGGAGTGATCTGCAAGTCTACACAGCATGTCTTCGAGTAAGCACAGGCAAATCGCTCATTTTCACAACTGATGCAAAACTAGTTATTATAGTAAGCCACTAAACCATACGAAATAAGCAGTTAAATAAATAGTGATTATGCTGGGATCTAGGCAATAAGATGATTATGAGCTCAATGTTATCGAAACATGCACCTTTAACAGAAAATGAAGCATGAAGCTCACAGGCAGGTCGCATGGTAGACTTATTCTTTGATCCCTCATAACTGACCAAATCAATAAGTGAAATTTCTGCAAGTAAAAATCatagtcaaacatgagtttctCAGCTATACAACTTATGAATGGATACAGTTTATTTTATGTTTATAGATCAAGTTTTTAATTACACAGCACCAGACATCAACTGCTACTTCCTCTAGTTCCAAGCAATAACAGCTGACCAAATTAAGCATTTCTATTAAGTCTTACTACCTTCCATCAGAAATGtatgccatttttggatttctACTTGTCAAACTACTTTAACTTTGTACAAGTTCCAACTTAGGTTTGCCAGTTTCTTATTGTAACATCCCAATTTGTCTTGTCGAGTTGGCAACTGCCCGTGGGCAGAACTATTTCCTTCTTAACTCAAAGATATGCGGCTCTACTACGTGTTCTTGAAGAAAAAGCCTTTTAAACTTTGACCATGAatacatagagaattacataGATTCATAACATAAGATATACTTTGCTAGATTCATCATGAAAAGTGGTTTTATAATATATAGTCATCTTTAAT
Protein-coding sequences here:
- the LOC112891986 gene encoding uncharacterized protein LOC112891986 isoform X1; amino-acid sequence: MLQWMGGSRRKVYASRKSTQSRQRQYFEQKRRQQQRPELQNQDNVAGGQASRDQEPRSLDVLNINNLATPISHHNESTSADGAIPQMDCTLSDGPPTEAIKKTTSLCNSNMKEAGSQPRLSSPFGHQGVAAAVNSHEEPPACKISPSTNYGTRKQIQNLECQSEISLIDLVSYEGSKNKSTMRPACELHASFSVKGLGHIKMETPPHSPRPINRVLPLPPKAMRSTHKTKRSIPFDVTKALDSMNSINMLKERRLSAKMGSTLNESGYERRKQFNCYFPDSSENHNADLYLEDEDMFYEPQAEKEWQSKHMRSDGNLVDEDSDRLWRIDQFNSEDHFPNQREEHFDTSGYGFKDGYSPERRNSTRSSTGFKNTGIPPSHDLFYDHSLMDDDEGTGLFELERHPPSKKTFNSNGTFGASAWSFDTVDDSEKRRSPISEESCSSAAAMKKPSPSVKNEMNQKDEFHISFDKLDIPDMDAHLHGRSLFNSPEKVGRKAMKKPSPSVKNEMNQKDEFHISLDKLDIPDMDAHLHGRSLFNNPEKVGRKGTTDQRILGTNYCPESVTEQPRTQEPSCRLSLNEKFSNWDSPNFHLKGSTGLTNQSSCTVMPKDKSSFHASPDLSMYQTVESTEKRSASKVRPVSHGPDNAIFEDGIHMQQPVSDVFGDKIELSSPFRTKNLQSDIDMSTFFGQKVDRKQEDNFPTFSNRSTESFPAEKAVNSVRKTVGGHSTCSQPSGKGSFRHGFSPGFNFQESESNTFWGGSHVSNDTLRGDLEFSGLLARKNSDKNEVKIEASEKPDTRLLTETFRISADHKNEMNGTGTSSNGSEVSNCSEAQKETSAAATQIPANLSCLQETSAELFQVQTHVRPVTGEKLDNPGVDFKTPMHSRSKIHDVGDHSKLNAMFQSPFIGEEVGIEKKIIACVSPDNSDVQYQFMLEQRVLRRLCVQKILVPTPMKDKLEKDTRFRIVEDGPHALPKSV
- the LOC112891986 gene encoding uncharacterized protein LOC112891986 isoform X2; this encodes MLQWMGGSRRKVYASRKSTQSRQRQYFEQKRRQQQRPELQNQDNVAGGQASRDQEPRSLDVLNINNLATPISHHNESTSADGAIPQMDCTLSDGPPTEAIKKTTSLCNSNMKEAGSQPRLSSPFGHQGVAAAVNSHEEPPACKISPSTNYGTRKQIQNLECQSEISLIDLVSYEGSKNKSTMRPACELHASFSVKGLGHIKMETPPHSPRPINRVLPLPPKAMRSTHKTKRSIPFDVTKALDSMNSINMLKERRLSAKMGSTLNESGYERRKQFNCYFPDSSENHNADLYLEDEDMFYEPQAEKEWQSKHMRSDGNLVDEDSDRLWRIDQFNSEDHFPNQREEHFDTSGYGFKDGYSPERRNSTRSSTGFKNTGIPPSHDLFYDHSLMDDDEGTGLFELERHPPSKKTFNSNGTFGASAWSFDTVDDSEKRRSPISEESCSSAAAMKKPSPSVKNEMNQKDEFHISFDKLDIPDMDAHLHGRSLFNSPEKVGRKAMKKPSPSVKNEMNQKDEFHISLDKLDIPDMDAHLHGRSLFNNPEKVGRKGTTDQRILGTNYCPESVTEQPRTQEPSCRLSLNEKFSNWDSPNFHLKGSTGLTNQSSCTVMPKDKSSFHASPDLSMYQTVESTEKRSASKVRPVSHGPDNAIFEDGIHMQQPVSDVFGDKIELSSPFRTKNLQSDIDMSTFFGQKVDRKQEDNFPTFSNRSTESFPAEKAVNSVRKTVGGHSTCSQPSGKGSFRHGFSPGFNFQESESNTFWGGSHVSNDTLRGDLEFSGLLARKNSDHKNEMNGTGTSSNGSEVSNCSEAQKETSAAATQIPANLSCLQETSAELFQVQTHVRPVTGEKLDNPGVDFKTPMHSRSKIHDVGDHSKLNAMFQSPFIGEEVGIEKKIIACVSPDNSDVQYQFMLEQRVLRRLCVQKILVPTPMKDKLEKDTRFRIVEDGPHALPKSV